The Drosophila gunungcola strain Sukarami chromosome 3L unlocalized genomic scaffold, Dgunungcola_SK_2 000003F, whole genome shotgun sequence region taaaaaaacttctTGGCCAGTTAAAAATATTGGGGATATTTTTCAATTCTTGAATAAAACTTGAACTATAATTCAATCACAAATACGATTAATAGCATGAatttgcacagaaaaaaagatatatatataattcttaTCAATTTTTAAGACGCaggtattttgattttgttgatatttcgttgaaagaattttgtttatgatttctgtattttacaatttaagtaaaaaacgtatgttttaagtaaatataacTGTATCTTTATCTTAGGCTGTTTcagtttaaacttattaataccgatttggaatttttgtattgtgtattaattatatgaaaacaatattatatgcattaaaacagcatatatatttttttataagcatacctttgtctaaaaacattgaagttattttgattttccctaacaacaaataatattaaatttaaatttgggaAATTAAGCCCAGGTCGTCGGCTTTAAATTCCACCGTGCTATTTAAGATTAGTAAAAATTCGATAAGTCTattatataatacaatttttcaaagatattttttgatttgtataaattgtttataacaAAAACCGACTCCCCTGCTCGCAGTGTACCCACTTATTAAAAGCTAAGTATGACTAAAATTGATGTGCACAATCGATGAACTTGCCTTCCATGACAACATGGAAAACATCGGCATGATCTTGGCCTTAGATGTTATGTTAGCAAGTTGATTTTATTGCGGATGCACTGGTCCAGCTGGTTCGACGACAATAGTTCGAATTCAGTTTCGCTTTCTGCTTGGGCTTCAGTTTTGGCTGCTAACTTAGTTATTGGAGTGCAGCGCGCTGCTTTTATTTCCAGTTTGACCGGAACAGAGGCAAATAAATCCGTGATACTATTGTCGTAGCATTAATATCGGTTGGCATAATTTTGGCAAATTCGCTCAATGTCTTATCTCACCTTTGACTTTTGCAATTCGCAATTCGCAAATCGCAAATCGTATAAAATACTCCACCCCATTGCAGTTGAGCATCAGACAGTTCCCAGCTATCTAACAAACACCACCCATCTCCAACATGAAGTTCCTCATCGTCTTCGTCGCCCTCTTCGCCTTGGCCGTGGCCCGCCCCAACGAAGCCGGAATTGTGAGGCAGGATTCGGATGTGCAGCCCGATAAGTGGAGCTCCGTCCTGGAGACCAGCGACGGCACCAAGATCGACCAGGATGGTGTCCTGAAGGACGTTGGTACCGAGCACGAAGCCGCTGTCGTCCACGGATCTTACTCCTGGGTGGATGAGAAGACCGGCGAGAAGTTCACCGTCACCTACGTGGCCGATGAGAACGGATTCCAGCCCCAGGGAGCCCATTTGCCCGTGGCCCCAACTGCTTAAGTTGTTCTCCAATacgataaaaatataaaaaaataaatcaaatagcttgaaaataattttaactcaCTATTTCTGCTGGGAAAAAATATCACTGATAGGTATTTTGATCGACTATGGGTCACAAATTTCTTTCAATAACTTAACTAAACTTCCAATGCAAAATGGAACTAATAATCAGACATTACAAAAGACAGTACttgcttaaatataattaacaaaaaatagtaGTAAAGTAGTAgcttcttaaatataatttaaaaatatttttatacctaATTACTTTAAGTTTTCCATCTTATCttgttaaatgtatttaatgttCTGTTTTAAATGAgttctttaaaattcaaaagcaaaacaaagggTCTTTTCTACGCATATCAACttgatcaaaattatttaaggatGCTAAAGGTAGTGActattataaaaagaaaaaaaatgtataagtgGCTATTTATTGATATtcttaacattttatattatttaaaacaccTATTAATATTGACAATAATCAATTACAATgggttttttatgtttatacttatacttatacttttgCTTACTGTAGGGACAGGTAAGCTAAAGTTAGTCCATAACGATTTACATCCTTTGCCGTGGAACTGGATGGTCCTGCTGCTCAAATCACGTTATTGGAATCTGTTGTTAATAGTTTAATCAAAAATGGATGCCTAGCTGACTTCACAGCCAGGAGGAGGGTCATTTAGAGACGATCGGATCAGAGATCTCTTTCTCGTTCTCAGCTCAGGAGAAACAGtacaaaaaccaaagaaaagaTTTGAAGCTTAtccaaaaaagtaaaattaaattatccaTATGTGgtcatatattaatataaatagaaataaaaaaatctataaaaataaataaattccgTTTTTTCTAGCCGAACGGAGGTGCCTAACTCCCAAACGCAACAAAAATAGGTCATAgaggtaaaaaataaaagatatctGATTTATCTTGTTCTTCCCGAACATGggtatttaatttgttcaatcatttaaactgcttcaatcaaaaacatttatatataattttccgTTCAATCTTTAAGCATACCATACAGAAAGCcataaagacatttttaaaccagaattaaaaaacttaagattttaaaacaaactcgttttattttttcattcaaCGGCACTCTCACTTTTACCTGTTccacataaaaaattaacaacttATATAAATACCTTGTTAACTTTGCGATTAAATCGTATTGATTGAAATTTACGTGTTTGTTTGAATATGTTTGAATCGTCTCGCCTAGTGctggatatttaaaaatatatatacttaatatgATCGGAATATAATAACTTTAAGGTTAAAGATGTTTCCTACTGTGCACTACGAACAACtagcgaaaattaaaataccttttGAAACGGTATACGAATATTATCAAATCTCATTTGCATTTCGCCAAATCTAGAGCTACATttggcatttgcatttcgcGAATTTTGGCGTATAAAAGCCCCCGCCCAACTGCAGTGGAGCATCAGACAGTCACCAGCTTTCTATCCAGCCTTAACATGAAGTTCCTCATCGTCTTCGTCGCCCTCTTCGCCTTGGCCGTGGCCCGCCCCAACGAAGCCGGTATTGTGAGGCTGGATTCGGATGTGCAGCCCGATAAGTGGAGCTCCGTCCTGGAGACCAGCGACGGCACCAAGATCGACCAGGATGGTGTCCTGAAGAACGTTGGTACCGAGCACGAGGCCGCCGTTGTCCACGGATCTTACTCCTGGGTGGATGAGAAGACCGGCGAGAAGTTCACCGTCACCTACGTCGCCGATGAGAACGGATTCCAGCCCCAGGGAGCCCATTTGCCCGTGGCTCCACTCGCTTAAGTTGTTTATCAATACAATGaaaatgtgaaataaaaatcaaattgttaAAACGAAAATGGACTCACTAAATAAgatctctcagttttaaagctatctggaTGAGACTTGCCCGAAGTCTTTCTATTGTCGGATCGGGACGATTTCGACGACTACATCAAATTTAGCTacttggtttttaaatttatttataagattGCGTGCTGCCATAATATGACGGAATATCGACTTAACTTCATTGATTTAAACATAAACgtataaaaatcgaaatatacTCGTTTTATAGTGAAAGCTGGAGCTATAACAATCTGCGTCAGCTATATTTGCCGCTTTATGTTTTGTTCTGCCTGTTAGGAAAAGACGgaaaatatcaatatcaatatcaagccaacaaaaaacttaatacatttttttagttatgtCAAAACCTAATCGCAACCCAGTCCCACCTAAATTTTGTGCTAAAACATTTTGAGCACAGTTAACACCTGTTACCACAAAATCAACGACTACCTTCAAAAATTACCTGCGAAAATATATGAAGagacatatttaaattttttatttgcctttaccttattattttacaaacgCATCATATCTTTGGGCTGCATATATTTAACAGCACGTTTAATtcgggtgttttttttttataaaacttttgttaTTCATCAAGGCATAACAGGTAATCTTGTTGAGAACAGCAATGTGTATTAACAACCATCTGCCCATTGGGCTCCAAATTCATAGTCGCATTCAATGGGTTTTTTCGCGTTTCTTCTTTGCAGGGCATTAAACTAGTTTTAGCTGCTGTAGCGCCATATCAACTAAAACAGCATCCAAATGAGCCGACTATAAATAGGCAGACAGTACGGCCAAAGTAGTATAGTTTTCTTTGAGTCTTCAACGATCTACATCGCCTTCAACATGAAATTCGCCATCGTCCTGCTCGCGCTCTTCGCCGTGGCtctggctgctcctgctgatGTTTCAATCGTGAAATCGAATTCTGATGTTGGACCCGAAAGCTTCAAATACGAGTAAGTTGATTGAGAGCTGCTTTAAAAGGACGCCTAACTGACTTTGCCTTCATTATTAGCTGGGAGACTAGCGATGGCCAGTCGGCTCAGGCCGAGGGTCAGCTGAAGAACATTGGATCCGAAAACGAGGCCATCTCCGTCCAGGGCTCCTACAAGTTCGTGGGTGATGATGGTGTGACCTACCAGGTTACCTACATCGCCGATGAGAACGGATTCCAGCCCCAGGGTGCCCATCTGCCCGTTGCCCCCGAGGCCTAAGTTTAAggagtttaaataaattgtttataaaaaaatattcttttgttGGGCTTTTAAATGACAATGTTTGGGCGTTGCTCTGGGTTCAACGAAAAAGTAACCCAAAATCCAATGAAgactaaacaatttttatcttacactcagaaaacaaaattcctcTCATAcaaattaaggaaaaataaCCGTAAGTCATTTCTTCGGTCATGTTTTCCTAAATGTATATGGGAGGCTCAACTTTTCGGCCATGCTAAGTCCactaatctttaaattaagaaattctTTAGGTACATTTACTTAGatattaattagaaaataaaacatttactCATTTCAAATAGATCAGCTCGTTagcttacaaaaacaaaagctctATTCAATACATTCTAAGGCGTTATCATCTGAAACTAGATATTGACATATGTATGTTATTCTTACAGATGTTTACtgtgtttaaaatgttttaatgcaactattattatttattatacttGTTATCTTTCTTTACAACTTGACATTATCTAAATTTATCGTTGTGGAGCTTAAAGGaatcaattgaaaataaaagcatacaatttgtttgaatttataaaatgaaatataattgtttaaatattaagtgatgaatttttgtaatatctgcactgttaaaaaaacgtagtaaatATAAGTATTTTCTACTTATTCATCCATTGaggtttttattgttataaatataaatacatttttcattttaatattttaagaactGATTTTTATATCTGCGTTTTAtatctgaaataataaatatgtacatttaaatttaaaatatattaaaattatttaaaatgcatttaaaacaaatagaaaataatttaaagctaGTATTTTTCacgtatttaaaatatttttttatgaaatcatgcaaattaatatatatatgttatgattttatatttaatttaaatattaagtaaaagattttgaattcaattgccagatatttttttactactccatttttttttatcagcgtggttttaaattttgtattgctTATGGATTTAatgggaaattaaattattaaattattgatcTCTAAAAAAAGACTAGCcagtcattttttttttttttttgcgaagaaaagcactttttgttttaagcagTTTgagttaattgtttttgtgctTAAATGTTAAACACCTCTGTTGGATAGAGTATATGGTAGTTCAAAAGTGAGCTACTCCAAAGCCTGAATACGCcgctaaaaatgtttataatttactaCTTTATATGTGATTTGTAACGGCTCAAATAACTTATGAATGtcttaacattaaatttttggtaacttagctattttaaatatctggATTGGATTCTATCCAGAACCCAGGAACAAGCCCAAACATATTGATTTAAAAGACTCACatatttagaatattttacaaacaatttatttaaactccTTAAACTTAGGCCTCGGGGGCAACGGGCAGATGGGCACCCTGGGGCTGGAATCCGTTCTCATCGGCGATGTAGGAGACCTCGTAGGTCACACCATCATCTCCCACGAACTTGTAGGAGCCCTGGACGGAGATGGCCTCGTTTTCGGATCCAATGTTCTTCAGCTGACCCTCGGCCTGAGCCGACTGGCCATCGCTAGTCTCCCAGCTAATAATGAAGGCAAAGTCAGTTAGGCGTCCTTTTGAAGCAGCTCTCAATCAACTTACTCGTATTTGAAGCTTTCGGGTCCAACATCAGAATTCGATTTCACGATTGAAACATCAGCAGGAGCGGCCAGAGCCAGGGCGAAGAGGGCAACGAAGACAATCAGGAATTTCATGGTGATTGGTGGTTGGTGTTTTGATCTGCGGCTATCGAACAGTTCGCGAAGAATGATGCTGTCTGATGGCAGGGACACCCTTTTTATAGATGGATGGCCAAAATTTGTCGACCGAGCCCAACGCGGCCAAACTAGTCAAACGTGTAGTGTATACAACATAATGCGATAAATGTGTGAAATGGATTTCGGCCTACAACTGAATCGTTAAAAGCCAAAAGCGATGACATGTAAATCGACCATTTTCTATATAGTTTGTCATATTTGCTTTGCAACTGTATTCTGTCAATCTGAATTTTGCTTATCAAGTAAGTTTACTTTAGCATTAGCATTAGCATTAGATTACAAACTGAGCTGTCTCTTTTCTCTTTTAtcatatgtattttttgttttccactATATCAACGTAAAATAAGATCAATGTCAAAATTTGATTGtattaataagttttaaaagcaTCACAAAAACactctataaataaaataaataatcgtATAAACTCTTATTAAAGAACTTAATCGACGGACGCCTTAATCCCAAAGCTGCAGTAGGACGCATCGCGAAAAAATTGGCTAAATTTGCTTCGCTGTTCTAACTCATAAAATGGTTGACCCATTCTTAAGTTGAGTTTTCTTAAAGCTGTCAATACACGTCATACGCAGTTCATTTAAAAGTCATTCTAATCGGTAATGATGTAGCGTCAATATACAATATAACTTTAAACATTGGCTTGCCGAAATTAGCTTGTGCACTCGTTCAgtggaaaatacaaaataaaataaattgaccaagttgttaacaaacaaaacaaacattataTGAATTGTACCTCCACAATTACCAAAGTAAATTATTATGTAGTTGAtagttttgaataaaaaatagcaATGTGCTTTTACTATTACTGAAATAAGCATAAAGGTATTTTAATTAGAGTGCTGGTCATTAAACGTATGTATGAGACTTATATTACTTAAATACTATGGAAAAGCACTAATGGTTTCTGAACATTTTTCCTATTTTCGTGTATTAATTATCCCTGCTTATGTCAAGTCAGAAATTTTTTAGCTTGACTTAAAACTAGTTTGATTCGGCAAAGCGAAGGCAACGTAAATTTGAGCTATAAATTATCTGCATCGAAATTTAATCGAAAAGAAcagaaaaagtatttttgttttctgtatGTACctttcaaaattatttctgtCAATTTTTTGACGCGTTTAGTCCTCAATTGTTAGATATTCAATTATCACCGCCCGATCTCAGATCAAGCTAGTCATATCGAGCTAAAGAGAATTAGCCTCAAGTGCTAATTGGATTAGCTATTGTCTCAGCCTCCGCTGTTGCAATCCTATAAAAGCCACCAAAGGTTTTGCAAACAGGCAGTTGGATTCTCGAGTAAATCCAGACAGCCTCTAAGGAACCATTACCCAATATGAAGTGCATCCTTGTGTTCGCCTGCGTTTCGATTGTTCTTTGCCTAGCAGCGCCTGCCCCGGACACAGAAATCGTCGAGCTGGTGTCCGAGGTTAATGCCGATAATTATAACTACAAATTCGAGACGAGCGACGGCACCAAGCAGGAGCAGCATGGCTCAATCAAGAACCTGGGTCCCGAGGAGGATGTTCTTCAGGTGGCCGGATCCTATAGCTATTTGGGAGACGACGGACAGACTTACGCGATAACCTACGTAGCCGATGAGAACGGGTTCCAGCCCCAGGGCGATCACATTCCCCACCTTTAAAGTTAACTAGAACTGGGAGAATTTCActtgaaaatgttaaaagttaACCCTATGGATCAAAGATACAAATCGAACAAATAATtacctttttgaaaattataaataataaaaattacttgtaaaacaataaaacatgtgctaatttcaaaacatgaagtgcttttattattattcatcCATTTATTCATTCATTAATAAACTCTTTAAGATCAAAATGAAGAGTTCGACATTATACTTAACTTTATAGAAACATGATGGTGAATCAAAGCAATGGAAGTATGTTATACAGATACATTTATGGAGGGAAACTCTTTTTTAATGTCCTGCTTGTGAGgtatttaattacaaactgCTCAAATTTATACATCtgggattttaattttaaatgtttttaaaacatgaaaactataatttttgcACATTTGTTCCCACCCAATAAAGTAATATTTACCTTGTCCTTTCTGAAGTATCATATAAAATCCGTTTGTACATCAGGTTCCACCTGTTGCCATACATTTTTACTAAAAGGGggtttataattaaatggttatttttaaaatatgaatccCAGAACTAAGCAAACACCTTTGAGGAGCCACAAAATAAACAGATATGTTCGAGAATCGAATGTTCGGCTTTAATGCGAGTAACaaggaataaaaaaaacaatgcacGACACTGACTTGACTGACTGATCGACTTACAAACTGACTGGCCGACAAACTGCCGCGGGACAGGGGACAGTTCCTCCGGACAGGACTTCAGCACCTCACTCTATGGCCGGGTTGGTGGTGGATTGAGTTATGGGGTATTTACAGGGTCGCCTCGGGAGCGCTGATCTACTTGGGCAGATGGGCACCCTCCGGCTGGAAGCCGTTCTCGTCGGCCACAAAGTTTATGGTGTAGGTCTGGCCATCGGGAGCCACCCAGCTGACGGATCCTCGGATGGATATCGATTCGTTCTCGGTGCCTGCGTTGTTGACCACGCCCTCCTCCGTGCGACTGGTGCCGTCACTCAGTTTGTAGCTGAACTTGTAGCCGCCGATGCCAATGTTCTCCGACTCGTACTCCAGCACCTCCACATCGTTTTGGGGCCGGGCACTGGCCAGTGCCAGGAGCAGGGCCATCGAGCCAACGACTAGCATCTGAAAGGCAAGGGATTAGGTATCCTTTCGGGCATCCTGGTCATCCAAGTGGGCCTACCAATTTCATCTTGTTGAGCGGTTCTCGGATTGCAGATTCCCCTATGCGGATGGACAAACTGGCGGTTGTCTAATGGTGGCGTTGCATCGGCGTCCACTGCATTTTATACTGCACTCGCAGCCGCATTTGCAAACGTCATAAATTTGCACAATTGTGGAAGAAGCCAAGCAGCTCAGCGGCTCTGGCGGTCGCCGGCTAAATGTTTTTCtctatttccatttttttttgccttgtttttcatttgccAGCGTTGCACCGAAGTCGCCAAAGTCGCTGCGACAAGTAACATTTAAAGCGGCTTATTGCATCGGCGTACTCATCCGAATGGTATTACTGCTCTTCACCCACACTCAAAAATCCCTCTTCTAAGTTGTAATGTTGTACCagaattatttattacaattactatttatttattagtttttaaaattgtaagtaAACTTACGTAACTAATTAGCtaagaaattaaatctaaACATATTATTTACACAACTCAActatgtttacaaattttaaagagtCAGAACTGAtcatgaaaatatttgtaagtcCATAAAGGGATATTGCATTGTATTTTTTAGTTGAAAACAAATGTTACcacatttaaattactttacaaatcgcaaaacttttttaaaaaaagaattctgttttgaaaattacatttaaacatcaacttttcttatttttaataatattgttatgatatattgaaatattttaactaagacaaaacattttactaAGTATTactaaa contains the following coding sequences:
- the LOC128258323 gene encoding larval cuticle protein 65Ab1-like is translated as MKFLIVFVALFALAVARPNEAGIVRQDSDVQPDKWSSVLETSDGTKIDQDGVLKDVGTEHEAAVVHGSYSWVDEKTGEKFTVTYVADENGFQPQGAHLPVAPTA
- the LOC128258331 gene encoding larval cuticle protein 65Ab1-like, which translates into the protein MKFLIVFVALFALAVARPNEAGIVRLDSDVQPDKWSSVLETSDGTKIDQDGVLKNVGTEHEAAVVHGSYSWVDEKTGEKFTVTYVADENGFQPQGAHLPVAPLA
- the LOC128258300 gene encoding larval cuticle protein 65Ag1-like, which gives rise to MKFAIVLLALFAVALAAPADVSIVKSNSDVGPESFKYDWETSDGQSAQAEGQLKNIGSENEAISVQGSYKFVGDDGVTYQVTYIADENGFQPQGAHLPVAPEA
- the LOC128258308 gene encoding larval cuticle protein 65Ag1-like, coding for MKFLIVFVALFALALAAPADVSIVKSNSDVGPESFKYDWETSDGQSAQAEGQLKNIGSENEAISVQGSYKFVGDDGVTYEVSYIADENGFQPQGAHLPVAPEA
- the LOC128258557 gene encoding larval cuticle protein 65Ag1 — encoded protein: MKCILVFACVSIVLCLAAPAPDTEIVELVSEVNADNYNYKFETSDGTKQEQHGSIKNLGPEEDVLQVAGSYSYLGDDGQTYAITYVADENGFQPQGDHIPHL
- the LOC128258556 gene encoding endocuticle structural protein SgAbd-6, which encodes MKLMLVVGSMALLLALASARPQNDVEVLEYESENIGIGGYKFSYKLSDGTSRTEEGVVNNAGTENESISIRGSVSWVAPDGQTYTINFVADENGFQPEGAHLPK